Proteins encoded in a region of the Bombyx mori chromosome 23, ASM3026992v2 genome:
- the LOC119630327 gene encoding uncharacterized protein LOC119630327, producing the protein MHTCANCGTQHTDGTICSICKNHYDFPCSGVTESGYRRLGERKNTWRCLKCKGPQDSIQEQLSQILSRLAPLATVVDDIRSIKAEIGDLKNSLELAYQLTGDLSNTVKDLGSRICAVEKIGSEVPALRDEITRLNNKLQDRDQWARANNVEIRGIPEKKGENLYDVVSCVGQLYNISIKKEEINYIARIPTRVLKAEKSIIVAFNNRYRKEELIALARKIKKNTLSDLGIRGEGNFYLNDHLTQRNKTLLNKAKSLAKDNLFYVNVSMAYKIRNLSARSVVRMRKRTTS; encoded by the exons ATGCATACCTGTGCGAATTGTGGTACTCAACACACCGACGGAACAATATGCAGCATTTGCAAGAATCATTATGATTTTCCATGTTCTGGAGTGACGGAATCCGGCTATCGTAGATTAGGTGAACGGAAAAATACCTGGCGGTGCCTGAAGTGTAAAGGGCCGCAGGACTCAATACAGGAACAACTTAGTCAAATCCTATCTCGACTGGCTCCGTTAGCAACGGTGGTGGATGACATCAGGAGCATCAAGGCTGAAATAGGCGATCTCAAGAATTCCCTCGAGCTGGCATATCAACTCACTGGTGATCTCTCGAACACGGTGAAGGACTTGGGCTCTAGAATATGTGCAGTTGAAAAGATCGGCAGTGAGGTTCCTGCTCTTCGTGACGAAATTACCAGATTGAACAATAAGCTACAGGACCGGGACCAGTGGGCCCGTGCGAATAACGTGGAGATCCGTGGTATACCGGAAAAGAAGGGTGAAAATCTATATGATGTCGTCAGCTGTGTCGGtcaactttataatatttcCATTAAGAAAGAGGAGATTAATTATATTGCACGTATCCCAACTCGTGTGCTGAAGGCTGAAAAATCTATTATTGTTGCGTTCAACAATAGGTATCGCAAGGAGGAACTTATCGCTTTAGCTCGTAAAATTAAGAAGAACACTCTCTCGGACTTGGGTATACGAGGAGAGGGAAATTTTTATCTGAACGACCATTTGACGCAgcgtaataaaacattattaaacaaAGCAAAGTCGCTTGCGAAGGATaatctcttctacg TAAATGTGAGCATGGCATACAAAATACGAAATCTAAGTGCTAGAAGTGTGGTGCGCATGCGCAAGCGCACCACgtcctaa